The genomic DNA AGAGGCAGGTTTAATATTTAAGGATATGTTACCTGAAATAGAAGAAACTACCAATCTTGTTAAGAAAATATCTGAGGAAAGCTCTAATCAGGATGAGCAGATCACTCAGTTTAAAATGGCTCTTGATCAAGTTGGAGAAGTTGTTCAAGCTTCAGCATCAAGTAGTGAGGAGCTTTCAAGTATGGCCGAAAAAATGCTTGAAAAGTCCAAAGAACTCAAGCATGCGGTATCTTTTTTCAAAATTAAAGAAATGGATGTTTCGGATTCTGATGAGTTTAGTTCTAATGATAGTGATGCTGGTTTTGCGACTGAAAGTATTGGTGTTGTGAGTAATGATAATAGTGCATCTTTAGGAAATAGACAGGATGATGTGTATAGTAATTTAAATGTAAGTGATAATAAGTCTATTAATAAAAGAGTAGATCCTAAGAAAGCTATTGATGTTGTGGATAAGAAATTAAATTTTGATGAAGATTTTTCAGATTTTTAGAATTATTTTTGTAGAGGTAGGTGGTAATGTATGAAACTGAGAGCTAGGATATTGCTTCTTGTTAGTATTCTTATATCGATTTTTATTTCTGTGTTGTTTTTCATATTTGGAATGTTGATTAGTAATAATTTGACAGATCAACAATTAGATCTTATGAAAAATCTTATTGGGAATGTCAGAAATTCTTTAAGGATTTATGTTTCTTCAATGGAAGAGAGGGTAAAAATTAATTCAATGTATTTAAACTCTTATTCTAAATTTGAAGCATTTTCTGCTCTTAAGACGAAGAGAATAGAATTTATTATGGAACAAACTGAGATGCTAGCTAGGACAGGTAGTAACATGATGATAACTAATAAGAAGGGAGAGATAGTATTTACTACTGCTGTTAAAGATAATAGTGATTATGGTATTTCTGTTGCAGATAAAGAATATTTTCTTAAGTTAAAAGAAACCAGTTCTGTATATAACTCTTCGGTTCTTTTAGCAGAAGCTGGATCTATTGAAGAAGGTTTAGTCAAGGGCGTTTCTAAGATAAGGAATAAGGCAGGACAAATTCCTTATATATTAATAGGAATTCCTTTAAGAGATTATGAGACTAGTGATATTCTTGGATATTTTATGCTCTTTTATGCAACAGATCATATATATAATTCTTTTAAAGGTATTAGTTTTGGGGCATTAGGAACTGGACGAGCTATGGTATATGATAAGACGGGTGTGTTTCTTTTGCATCATACTTGGTTGCCAGGTGATAATTTATCTTCCGCTAATCCTTATTATAGTAATATAGTTAAGTCCACATCTGAGGATTTAATTCAGAAAAATAAAGATCTTATTGTTATGCATTATTTTGACCCTAATAACAATGGAAAGCCATATGTTGGACTTGCGCAAAGAATAAAAGGTAGACTATCTAATATCTCCTTTATAGTATTTTTACGAGTTACTGCCGATGATTTTTATCATATGAGTAGACTTACTACTTTGATTTTGGGGATAAGTTTTGTAGTTACTTTATTGGCACTTGGTTTGGTTACTGTTTATCTTGTATCAAGACTTGGTTCTTCTTTGAATGGGATTTTGAACTATTCTGAAAGATTGGCTTCTGGAGATTTTACTGTTGCGGAGAATCCTTTAAAATGGGAGACCTTAGAGCTTTATAGACTATATGAAAACTTAGAGCTTTTAAGGACTAGCTTTTCATCTGTAGCAAAGGGAGTTATTGAAAATCTTGACTATCTTTATGAAAATGCAATTCAGATAGCAAATGCAAGTCAAAATTTAAGTTCTGGAGCAGTAGAACAGGCTTCTACATTAGAAGAAATGACAGCCAATATTGAGCAGATATCTCAGGGTGTGTCTGAGAATACTGAGAGTGCATCTACTACCGAGAATATTGCTGTTAATACTAATGAGAGAACAAAGGAAGGGCATAAATCTGTTGTTAAAGCTATTAGGGCAATGGAAGTTATTACAGATAAAATAGGAATTATTGATGAGATAACAAGGCAAACTAATTTGCTTGCTTTAAATGCTTCTATTGAAGCTGCTAGAGTAGGCGATAAGGGTAAGGGGTTTGAAGTTGTTGCCGCAGAGGTTAGAAAGCTTGCTGATCAGAGTAAGGATTCTGCTAGAGAAATTATTGATATAGCACACAAAAGCTTGACTATTGCAAGTAGAGCAGGTAATAATTTTGAGCAGATTGTTCCTGGAATGGAAGAGACAGCTAGACTTGTTAAAAATATTACTAGAGAGAGTTCTAATCAGAGTAATCAAATAGGACAATTTAAGAATGCAATAGAGCAAGTTAGTCAATTGGTACAAACAACAGCATCAAGCAGTGAAGAACTGTCAGCAATGTCAGAAAAGATGTTGGAGAGTGTTAAAGATTTAAAAGAATCAGTTGATTACTTTAAGGTTGATAAATAAAGGGTCAAGTTCTATACTTGACCCTTTGGTCTAAAATTTATTTATTATACTAATGTTTTAAGAATTTTAGCTCCTCCTAG from Borrelia turcica IST7 includes the following:
- a CDS encoding methyl-accepting chemotaxis protein, with product MKLRARILLLVSILISIFISVLFFIFGMLISNNLTDQQLDLMKNLIGNVRNSLRIYVSSMEERVKINSMYLNSYSKFEAFSALKTKRIEFIMEQTEMLARTGSNMMITNKKGEIVFTTAVKDNSDYGISVADKEYFLKLKETSSVYNSSVLLAEAGSIEEGLVKGVSKIRNKAGQIPYILIGIPLRDYETSDILGYFMLFYATDHIYNSFKGISFGALGTGRAMVYDKTGVFLLHHTWLPGDNLSSANPYYSNIVKSTSEDLIQKNKDLIVMHYFDPNNNGKPYVGLAQRIKGRLSNISFIVFLRVTADDFYHMSRLTTLILGISFVVTLLALGLVTVYLVSRLGSSLNGILNYSERLASGDFTVAENPLKWETLELYRLYENLELLRTSFSSVAKGVIENLDYLYENAIQIANASQNLSSGAVEQASTLEEMTANIEQISQGVSENTESASTTENIAVNTNERTKEGHKSVVKAIRAMEVITDKIGIIDEITRQTNLLALNASIEAARVGDKGKGFEVVAAEVRKLADQSKDSAREIIDIAHKSLTIASRAGNNFEQIVPGMEETARLVKNITRESSNQSNQIGQFKNAIEQVSQLVQTTASSSEELSAMSEKMLESVKDLKESVDYFKVDK